The region CTGGAAGTGCCCAAAGAGGCCAAATCCCTGAGCCTGTTCCATGTTGATGAGCGACTGGAAGGTGATCAACTGGTGGCACGGCTGGACCGCAAGCGACCGGACCTGTACCTGATGCCGCTGAGCGATGGGCAACCCTGTGCCGAGTTATATACGTTGCACAAAGACCGGCTCCACAGTGCCAGCACCCGAGGGTTGTATCTGGCGGAGAGCTTTGCGCATCAGGAAGGCTGGGTAGTCCGCGAGGAACGCATACGCTGGAAAGACTGGCTCATACAGCAAGGCTTGAGCGCACCACGCAAGGCGTCAGGGCTACAACGCCTGACCGGCAAGGCCCGGCAGATCTTCAGAAAGGTGGTGAAAACCAAAAGCCCTCTGTAGGAACGAGCAAGCTCGCTCCTACAGACTTTTGAGCTGCCCGGATAAAGGCTGCCGTCACTGACCGCGGATTTTATCGACGATGGCCGTGGTCGAGCTGTTTTCTACCAGCCCCAGCACTTTCACGGTCCCGCCGTAAGCCGCCACGATGTCGGCGCCGACCACTTGGTCGATCCCGTAATCGCCACCCTTGACCAGCACATCCGGCTTGAGCTGAGTCAACAGGTTCTCCGGTGTGGCTTCCGGGAAGCTGATCACCCAGTCCACCGCACCAAGGCCAGCCAGTACCGCCATGCGGCGATCCACGCTGTTGATCGGGCGCCCAGGCCCTTTCAGGCGGCTCACGGAGGCATCATCGTTGACGGCAACGATCAATCGGTCGCCCTGGGCCCGCGCCTGCTCCAGATAGGTCACATGCCCGGCATGCAAAATGTCGAAGCAGCCATTGGTGAAGACGATTGTCTCGTTGTGGGCCCGTGCATCATCGATGGCCAGCAACAACTGATCGAGGCTCAATACGCCCCGCTCCGAACCTTCTTCACGTTGAATGGCGCGGCGCAACTCCGGCGCGCTGATGGCCGCCGTACCCAGTTTGCCGACCACAATGCCGGCCGCCAGATTGGCCAGTGCCACGGCGTGGGGCAGCTCTTCGCCGGCAGCGATAGCCGCGGCCAGGGTCGAAATAACGGTATCGCCAGCGCCTGTGACGTCAAACACTTCACGGGCCCGGGCTGGCAGGTGCATCGCGGCAAAGCCGGGACGCAGCAAGGTCATACCGTGCTCGCCACGGGTAACCAGCAAGGCACCCAAATCCAGGTCAGCCATCAGCTTGGCACCTTTGGCCACCAGTTCGGCCTCGTCGGCGCAACCGCCCACGATGGTTTCGAACTCGCTGAGATTCGGCGTGATCAGGCTGGCGCCCCGATAGATCGAGAAGTCCTTGCCTTTAGGATCTGCCAGCACCGGAATACCCCGGGCACGTGCGGCCTGGATCAGCACCTGATGGTTTTTCAGCGCACCTTTGCCGTAGTCCGACAGCACCAGCACCTTGATGCCTTCAAGCAGGTTGTCGACTTCAGCGCCCAATGCCAGAGCATCGGTAGCGAACGGTTCTTCAAAGTCGATACGCAGCAGTTGTTGGTGACGGCTCATGACCCGCAGTTTGACGATGGTCGGTTGATGCGCGATGCGCTGGAACAGAGCACGTACGCCAGCGCCTTCAAGGCTGTTGGCCAGACTATTGGCAGCTTCGTCGTCACCGGTCACACCGACCAGCGAGGCAGGCGCACCGAGTGCAGCGATGTTTAGCGCAACGTTGGCAGCACCGCCCGGACGGTCTTCGATTTGCTCGACCTTGACTACCGGCACCGGCGCCTCAGGGGAAATCCGTGAGGTCCCGCCATGCCAATAACGGTCGAGCATGACATCGCCTACCACCAAGACAGGGGCTTGATCGAATTGCGGCATGGACAACTTCATGGAGAACCCACATACAAAATGAACAGGGGCGCGATATTAACACAGGGTGAACGCAGGTCAGTTCACGGTATTAATCGCAACGAATGAGAATCAGAAGAGAGCTACAACACATGGCCTGCCAGAATTGATACAGCCCTTGCAGGAGCACACGGCTCCTGCAAGGGCTGTATCGACCTCAGGCGATATCGCCAGAGGTCTCAGGGGTATCGAGCCCCATCGAGTGCAGTCTGGCGTAATAACCATTTTGTGCCAGCAGCTCGGCGTGCGTGCCGCGCTCTACAATCTGACCCTGGTCCATGACCAGAATCAGGTCGGCTTTTTCGATGGTCGTCAGGCGGTGAGCGATCACCAGCGTGGTTCGGCCCTGCATGACATGGTCCAGCGCTGCCTGAATGTGACGCTCGGACTCGGTATCCAGCGCGGAGGTCGCTTCATCGAGAATCAGCAACGGAGCATTTTTAAGCAGGGCCCGGGCGATTGCCAGACGCTGGCGCTGACCGCCGGAAAGCAATACGCCGTTTTCACCGACCTGGGTGTCCAGCCCTTGTGGCAGTTGCTCGATAAAGTCCATCGCGTAGGCATCCCGCGCGGCTTTCTCGATCTCCTCACGAGGTGCACCGGCCAGATCGCCGTAGGCAATGTTATTGGCCACGGTATCGCTGAACAGGGTCACGTGCTGGGTCACCTGCGCAATGTGACGACGCAGGTTGATCAGGCGGTACTGCTCGATCTCGACGCCGTCGAGCAGGATTTCGCCCGAGTTATGGTGATAGAAACGCGGAATCAGGTTGGCCAGCGTTGATTTACCACTGCCCGAACGCCCTACCAGCGCCACCATCTGCCCGGGCTCAACCGAGAACGTCACATCCTTGAGCACCTGGCGATCGGTCCCCGGATAGGTGAAGTTGAGGTGACGCACCTCAAGCCGTCCGCTGACGTGATCACGCTCAACGGTGCCCGTGTCGACTTCCGGTTTTTCATCCAGTTGTTCAAAGATGCTTTCAGCACCCGCCACACCTTTCTGAATCGTCGAGCTGACTTCCGACAGCTGGCGAATCGGCTTGGGCAACAGGCCGGCCAGGGTGATATAGGCAATCATGTCACCCGCCGAGGCATCACCGCGCAGGTACAGCACCAGGAACATCAGGATGCCCATGGCGATGTAAATGACCAGTTGCAGCATCGGGGTATAAATCGCCCCGGTGCGGGTCATGCGCAATTGCTTGTCAGTGTTGCTCTGGCTGGCTTCCAGGAAGCGCTTCTGCTCGTAGGTTTCGCCGCCGAAGCTGCGAACCACGCGATAGCCCTGAATGGTTTCCGAAGCCACATGGGTGACATCGCCCATTGCCGCCTGGATTTTCTTGCTCTGCTTGCGGAATTTCTTGCTGGCCGTGCTGACCATCACCGCAATCAGCGGCAGGATGGCGATCATTACCAGCGTCAGGCGCCAGTTCATCCACAGCAATGAAGCAAACAGGAAAACCACCGTCATGCCTTCACGGATAACGACCTTGATCGCATCTGTAGCGGCACCGGTCACCATCGTCACGTTGAAGGTGATACGGGAAATCAGGTGACCCGAGTTGTGCTGGTCAAAATAACGGTTCGGCAACACCAGCAGGTTGTTGAACAACTGGACCCGCAGGTCGTGCACCAGCCCAAGCGATACTTTGGCCAGGAAGTAGTTGCCCAGGAATGATCCCAGTCCTTGCCAGGCCGCGATGAACACAATCAGCAACGGCACGGCCTGCAGCAGACGCAAATCGCGCAGGTACGGGACGGAAGGAAACAACACGGCATCCGGATTGGACAAGCCGTCGACGAAATACTTGAGGATGTAACCAAGCATTGGCTGGGTCGAAGCGAAAATCAGAAACCCGAGAATACTCAGCAGGAAAAGGCCGATATAGGGTTTCACATAAGTCAAAAGCCGAAAGTATATTTTCAGGCTTGAACTCTGTTCCGCTTCACGCGGTGCATCACTCATCGTAGAGCTCACTGAATTAGGGAAAACGCGAAATTTTATCACAGGCGTCAATCGACGCCTTCTTGAACGTCAAAAGAGTCGCAAGGGCCACCGGCAGCCAGGTAATGAACCACTCTGCACGGGGTGAATCCAGCAGGCTGGCAGCATCAAATTGCATGGCCAGCATCGAAAACACCCAAACCCCGATCACACCCTGACCGAGAACAGTCGTACGTGCACGCCAAGCGTAGAACAGGACTGAGAACCAGGCGACACTCCAGAAGATCAAGCCCGGCAGACCATAAACAATCCCTACACTGGTGAACAAGTTATGCGAGTGATCAAAGGTCAAGCCGACAGACGTGACGTGATAGCGCATCCCCAGCCCCAGACCGGTCCAGAAAT is a window of Pseudomonas taetrolens DNA encoding:
- the hldE gene encoding bifunctional D-glycero-beta-D-manno-heptose-7-phosphate kinase/D-glycero-beta-D-manno-heptose 1-phosphate adenylyltransferase HldE, with product MKLSMPQFDQAPVLVVGDVMLDRYWHGGTSRISPEAPVPVVKVEQIEDRPGGAANVALNIAALGAPASLVGVTGDDEAANSLANSLEGAGVRALFQRIAHQPTIVKLRVMSRHQQLLRIDFEEPFATDALALGAEVDNLLEGIKVLVLSDYGKGALKNHQVLIQAARARGIPVLADPKGKDFSIYRGASLITPNLSEFETIVGGCADEAELVAKGAKLMADLDLGALLVTRGEHGMTLLRPGFAAMHLPARAREVFDVTGAGDTVISTLAAAIAAGEELPHAVALANLAAGIVVGKLGTAAISAPELRRAIQREEGSERGVLSLDQLLLAIDDARAHNETIVFTNGCFDILHAGHVTYLEQARAQGDRLIVAVNDDASVSRLKGPGRPINSVDRRMAVLAGLGAVDWVISFPEATPENLLTQLKPDVLVKGGDYGIDQVVGADIVAAYGGTVKVLGLVENSSTTAIVDKIRGQ
- the msbA gene encoding lipid A export permease/ATP-binding protein MsbA, producing MSDAPREAEQSSSLKIYFRLLTYVKPYIGLFLLSILGFLIFASTQPMLGYILKYFVDGLSNPDAVLFPSVPYLRDLRLLQAVPLLIVFIAAWQGLGSFLGNYFLAKVSLGLVHDLRVQLFNNLLVLPNRYFDQHNSGHLISRITFNVTMVTGAATDAIKVVIREGMTVVFLFASLLWMNWRLTLVMIAILPLIAVMVSTASKKFRKQSKKIQAAMGDVTHVASETIQGYRVVRSFGGETYEQKRFLEASQSNTDKQLRMTRTGAIYTPMLQLVIYIAMGILMFLVLYLRGDASAGDMIAYITLAGLLPKPIRQLSEVSSTIQKGVAGAESIFEQLDEKPEVDTGTVERDHVSGRLEVRHLNFTYPGTDRQVLKDVTFSVEPGQMVALVGRSGSGKSTLANLIPRFYHHNSGEILLDGVEIEQYRLINLRRHIAQVTQHVTLFSDTVANNIAYGDLAGAPREEIEKAARDAYAMDFIEQLPQGLDTQVGENGVLLSGGQRQRLAIARALLKNAPLLILDEATSALDTESERHIQAALDHVMQGRTTLVIAHRLTTIEKADLILVMDQGQIVERGTHAELLAQNGYYARLHSMGLDTPETSGDIA